One genomic segment of Erythrolamprus reginae isolate rEryReg1 chromosome 2, rEryReg1.hap1, whole genome shotgun sequence includes these proteins:
- the SAP30L gene encoding histone deacetylase complex subunit SAP30L: MNGFSTEEDSRDGPPTTPFYGQSCCLIDDGDRCVRPAGNASFSKRIQKSISQKKLKLDIDKSVRHLYICDFHKNFIQSVRNKRKRKTSDDGGDSPEHEIDVPEVDLFQLQVNTLRRYKRHYKLQTRPGLNKAQLAETVSRHFRNIPVNEKETLAYFIYMVKSNKSRLDQKTESSKLE; encoded by the exons ATGAATGGTTTCAGCACAGAGGAAGACAGCCGGGATGGTCCTCCTACCACCCCTTTTTACGGACAAAGTTGTTGCCTCATCGACGACGGGGACCGTTGTGTCCGCCCGGCTGGCAATGCCTCCTTCAGCAAGAGGATCCAAAAGAGCATCTCTCAGAAAAAGCTGAAACTCGATATTGACAAAAGT GTAAGACACTTATATATATGTGATTTCCACAAGAACTTCATTCAAAGCGTccgaaataaaagaaaaaggaaaaccaGTGATGATGGGGGAGACTCTCCAGAGCATGAAATAGATGTTCCAGAG GTTGACTTGTTTCAGCTTCAAGTAAACACATTGCGCCGTTACAAAAGACATTACAAATTACAAACCAGACCTGGTCTCAATAAAGCCCAGTTGGCAGAG aCTGTCAGTCGTCACTTCAGGAACATCCCAGTGAATGAAAAAGAAACTCTTGCTTACTTTATCTACATGGTAAAAAGCAACAAGAGCAGATTGGATCAGAAAACAGAAAGCAGTAAACTGGAATGA